CGGCTTATAATCGCCGGTACCGATAAAACTGATATAAATTCGTCGTGCCATTTTTGACCTCCTTTATTTCAAAACCATCACATACCGGCTGGTGACCCCGAGGATCTTTTTTTTCTGCATGGCAGCCACCACCCCGCCGTTAAACCGCTCCGAAGACATAGGCGCCTGGATGAGATGAGTCAGGGTCCAGCCCGTGTTTTTAAACATCTCATAATAATCGGTCAGTAAAATCGCCTGGCCCTGATCCTCTTTTTTTGCCGGGCAGTTCTGAAAATCCCGCCAGTCTGCATTGATAAACGCCAGCCGGGCGTTTTTTCTGGAGATCTGTTTTAAAAAACGCAAAAACCGCTCTAAAAAGGCGAGATACTCTGTTTTGGACAACCCGGAAATGCTCTTTTCTGCATACGCGTCCGCTTTTTTATCAAAATAGGGGGGATCGCAGATGATCAGGGCGGGCTTTTCCCTGGTATTGAAAAACGGCCGGGTGTCCCATTCCTGTTCCGGGTCCCAGAACCAGGGCTCGATCTCAGGCCTGGTCTCGGGCCGGTCATCCATGTCCAGGCTCCAGCATCGCCGGCCCATGGCCAGGCAGGTATCGGCACACACCCCGCCCCCGGCCATGGGATCCAGCACCAGGTCACCGGGCTCTGAGAAGAAATACAGGATATGCGCCACCAGCTGGGCCGGGATCCGGCCGGGCCAGTCATCGCCGAACCGGGGGTCGCATTCCATGAAATTCCACACATCCCAGGTCCGGATGCCCCATTGAAGTGCCTTGAACCGGTCAAAATCATCGGCTTTTACCAACGCCTGTGACCAGACCAGAGATTCAGGCCAGCCGTGCTTTTGCGCCACCTGCGGGACGGTAAAACCCTTCGATAAATCCGTGTTTACGCCTTTTGCTATTTGTGGCAAAAGGCGTAAATAGCGTGAAATCCTCTGCTGACCCAGACCGACTCTTCTGGCAATCCGGTCCTGGGGAATCCCCAGTTGATGTAACCGGAAAATTTTGAGTTCAAGATCAAAAATAGCCGTGGCCCTTAAATCGGCGATATATTTGTCAACCGCCTGCCTGGATCTGCCAATGGCCTGGCCGATTTCAGAAGAGGTCAGCCGGGGATCGCTTTGAAACGCACGACGTGCCGTATTGCG
This portion of the Desulfotignum phosphitoxidans DSM 13687 genome encodes:
- a CDS encoding DNA methyltransferase translates to MSGMKEGVVKIPISEIYLDESIYPRETIDHRRIAVFEENLRDGFEFDPIEVQVWPDPENPAKVRYRILDGRHRWGAYKKTGATHIEVVIITLDQMEPILYAAQMAIGPKQLTEAETRNTARRAFQSDPRLTSSEIGQAIGRSRQAVDKYIADLRATAIFDLELKIFRLHQLGIPQDRIARRVGLGQQRISRYLRLLPQIAKGVNTDLSKGFTVPQVAQKHGWPESLVWSQALVKADDFDRFKALQWGIRTWDVWNFMECDPRFGDDWPGRIPAQLVAHILYFFSEPGDLVLDPMAGGGVCADTCLAMGRRCWSLDMDDRPETRPEIEPWFWDPEQEWDTRPFFNTREKPALIICDPPYFDKKADAYAEKSISGLSKTEYLAFLERFLRFLKQISRKNARLAFINADWRDFQNCPAKKEDQGQAILLTDYYEMFKNTGWTLTHLIQAPMSSERFNGGVVAAMQKKKILGVTSRYVMVLK